The DNA segment AGAGGGCGACACTGATTCAGAAAACtgagataaaaacaaagcaaaaggaaTGATTTCATGTGTTAAACCAAAAACGTGTCAGTAGTGTAGGAAATAATGATGAATGACTAAAATcagtatttttcttcctttaccTGATATAAGGTTTTAGCTTGTTGACCAAGTCTCTTGATAGCTCTTCATTTTGAGGTGTAGTGTAATCCCTTATTACCTGAAGGGAAAAATGAAAcactggactttgactgggccattacaacattcttttcttttccagtcattctgttgtagatttgctgctgtgcttgcgatcgttgtcctgttgcatgacccaattaAGGCCAGACTTTTAggtgtcagacagatggcctcacattgaCTTTACAATACTTTTATATACATAGGAGCTCGTAGTAAACTCAGTGACTACAaagtgcccaggtcctgtggctgtaaaacaagcccagatgcaactttgaaaagctaagctataccaCCATATTCTTTTTAGAAAGAATAAGCTTTCCCTATGACAACACTTCCAAACaaaccatacttgttcagtgtttttctaactgtactgtcatgaactcaCTGAGGCGTGTAGAGTCTGAGATCTAGtccttgaatttttttttttttgcagcttctCTGAGCATTACACGCTCTCAACTTGGTGTGAATTTGAGATTGTATCTACCTGATTTTAATGACCAGATTCACTTTTACAATGTCTCCTGATAAGTAAAAACATGGACCCTCTCCAATACTGGCCGACTTCTTTGTAACTGACTGCAGTCAAACGGTCACTGTGTCAGCCTTAGCCTTGCCCATGAGAGAGGGAACAGTGGGGTTTGAAGAATGAATGGTCTATGTTGGGACTGTACCTGTTTGAAAGCATGCAGCAGGGCGACAGAGCGAGCATTGGATCCTGCAACAATGCCGTGTGAATACTGCAAACCCAGCCTGACAATAGCGGGATGAATCACTGTGGAAGGAATGCTGCAAACCACAAAAGAGATTTAAGGAAATCTTAAGAGGTTACATCTTATAACATGACATAAACAACACACTGTAACATACAATTTAAAGTCAGTTTACCTGAGTTGCTGTGTTAGAGGAGCTTTGCGACTGTACTGGTGGAGATGAGAAAACAGGCTGACTTTGTAGCCATAATCTGAGCGCAGCGGGATCTGAAATGCACAAAATGTACACCAGGTCAGAGATTACAGCTGAGTTAATGAGGTGAAAACAGGGAGTCTGTAGACTGTGCTCATTAAGAGTTACATTAAACTTTGAATTCTGTGTAGACCTAATAGaaagaaaactgacaaaattaaaaattactGTTATAATAAATTATGACTAACAGAACAGCAGCAAGCAACGGACAGCCTGGTGTTTCGGTGACCACAGCAAACAACACACATACTGTAAAACCTACTTGCCAACTTAACAGCTGTCTACATGGAAGAGATGTTTTTACATCTCTACCATTAAGTTTGTAACAACCAACAATAATGGGTTAAACCGGATTAAGATAACAGGTTAGCAACTGAAACAGAACCAAAAAGGTTAAAGGCACACATTCTGTAAAGCCAGACGCCGATGGCTTATAcctttttagcagcatagtgctctGGTGTCTGAAAGAAATGTTGGATACAGTCACATGCAATCACAACTGCTGGTTACTGGCTGCAATGACTCAACCAAATAAAGTTACTTTATTTTGGAGTTACTGTACAAATAACAGGAATTCTATTTATGTATACAACTGACTGACTTTTGTTTAATTAGAGAATGTCTCAGATTTAACTAGTAAAAGCTTAGATTTCCAAAAACGAACCATGCACCTGCAGGAAATGTCACACTTCTGTCCAATATAACATGTTGTAAACATACCagcagtgtttttttccatCAACTGAATTTGTTTACAATACAGTATGTTAGATTCAAACAAAAATAGTTACTTGAAGCATCCAAGATAAAGCCATTTTCATAAAATAAGTCAAACATTTCCCGATGAATCTATCCATCCTtacaacaaattaaaaggttaCTTAGAATCACTATGTATCGTGTGTATTCAGTGTGTCTTGAATCATTTTTAAGGGTCTTCAGAAGTTCCTCACAGCAATACTGACCTGTTGCCTTTCCAACTTCTTGGCAAGTTTCTTTAAAACGTCTGGGTTGTCCACTTGAATGTGTTCAGGGAGCCTCTTCACCACTGAAAATGCAAAGAGTGTTAATATTCTCCAGTTTGCTGACGAGCCAAAAAATTCTGCTGGTCGTTTGGGAGATGCTAAATAGCTGTACTGCGAAGCAGGATTTTATGTTATCCAGGTATTTGCACTGTCAAATTTGAACAAAGACTAAGGCTACATTCACACGTACAAGGGTATTTTTGGAatctgagattttccgtttttaaaaaaaaatcccgtccacacgtgcagttttaaaaaatatctccgTTCACATGTAAATAGGCTAAACTTTATCAAGTCTTGTCTAGCCTTACTGACCAAAGCACTTAAAGCTTACACTTTTGATATATTATTACGTTACAGTCATTTTCCCCTCTTACACACTCATATTGATGGtctgtctgcagcagctgtatTGCTTTCAGTCTGTATTACATGTTTAATGTCTTCATATTTTCCCATATTTCTGTACAGGTTCACCTTCCAAAATCAGTCGCTCTACTGCTGATACACTTATTACCATTGCCACCGATATCACATGACCTTGACCTTTACATTTAACACTTCACTGGCACCAAAACCTTGTTGGTGAAGTTACCACCAGTCAGTCTTGTTTCAGCATATTTCCCTGCAGCCAATCATGAGGCCAACGTTTGACCCTACAACAATCACTGATCACTGTTAGTCTGTATTTATCACAGCCAGCTTCTGTGTTGGCAAAAACAGCTTCTCAAAGTTCTACAGGTAGCTGTCTGTTGTTCTGACTTGATTATTTTGAGTTAGATTATCCAAAAGATAAAACTGAACGCGCAAATGTTAGGTGCAACAGCAGTACCTGGCTGCAGATCACTGGGCGGAGCTTTTGGTTTGCTCGTGGCTGCCTGCTGTCCTGTCTCTCCCTTCTTGGTCTGTTTGCTGGCCCTCTCAGCCTCTTGCCGAGCTCTCCTCTCAGCTTTCAGCTCCGCTTTAGTCTTTGTTGGCTTGTCCGCCGGCACAGAAGCCTCCGAGGCAGGCACAGAAACAGGTGCAGTAGCAGGCACTGCTGAAGGAGCTGACAAAGACCATAACAGACACAGATGTTAGGATAAAGAATGAATCACACTGTGCACCCAGATACAACAACACTTGCTGCTGCCTAAATGGGAGGCACCTTTCTGCACTGTGGGTTGTGTCGGGGGCTGGGATGCTGGAGCTGCTGAAGTGACCGgcttcttctccttctcatTTTCCTGTGATGCCTTgtcatcttttttctctttgatttttttctgctgtttcttctctttcctcAGCCGTTGCTTTTCCTCCTTGGTTAGgtctttgccttcactctgtcaCGTGACAGGAAGAGGCGTCAAGAAAAACCTAACTATTAAGGAAAGCATTTATCCACACAAAAGGCTGTAATAAATTTCAAGAAAACACCTAGACTAACCTTTGCGCGTTCGATTTCATCTTTCCTCCCGGGTCCGTCTGTAAGACGAGCAACAGAGGATGATAATATTAGGTTATTTAGCATTATAACGTAGTTCTGTTACTTTTTCCACAAGAGGCGGTGATATTAAGGTCGAGTCTGTTAGCTGCTTTTAGTTTGCACCGTGTCAACGAAATCAGTAACAAAACAAGTGTAGTGCATCATCGTCACAGCACAGTGACAACTAGAAACATGagtattgtacattttaaaactacTCGAAAAGATGATGCAATACATTCTCTGTCTACGGCATGAGTACCGTTTAC comes from the Astatotilapia calliptera chromosome 15, fAstCal1.2, whole genome shotgun sequence genome and includes:
- the eif2b4 gene encoding translation initiation factor eIF2B subunit delta, producing the protein MADSGVIDGPGRKDEIERAKSEGKDLTKEEKQRLRKEKKQQKKIKEKKDDKASQENEKEKKPVTSAAPASQPPTQPTVQKAPSAVPATAPVSVPASEASVPADKPTKTKAELKAERRARQEAERASKQTKKGETGQQAATSKPKAPPSDLQPVVKRLPEHIQVDNPDVLKKLAKKLERQQIPLRSDYGYKVSLFSHLHQYSRKAPLTQQLSIPSTVIHPAIVRLGLQYSHGIVAGSNARSVALLHAFKQVIRDYTTPQNEELSRDLVNKLKPYISFLNQCRPLSASMGNAIKYIKKEISNIPSNCKEDEAKNKLLNCIESYINEKIILAGVAIAKCAIEKQKISDGDVILVYGCSSLVNHILCKAFEKNRKFRVIVVDSRPRLEGKEALRRLVQKGISCTYVLISAVSYILPEVSKVFLGAHALLANGYVMSRVGTSQIALVAKAFNVPVLVCCETYKFCDRVQTDSFVSNELDDPDDLIVTRKGTTPLEGWENESSLGLLNLVYDVTPPDFVDLVITELGMIPCTSVPVVLRVKNVDQ